In one window of Duganella dendranthematis DNA:
- a CDS encoding pilus assembly FimT family protein — protein sequence MNKQASIASRQHAQGGFTLIELIVVIVILGILAATALPKFANLGGDARFASLNAAAGSLKSVASMAHGQALVNNPGVTAANGSTTTMEGTVVNLTFTYPTADATVTTAAGLTAADYTINQGPVTAVAGSTPAVAADEILVRPKSVSTAAGENCWIKYKQATSAIVPPVVTVNATATNCQ from the coding sequence ATGAACAAGCAAGCTAGCATCGCATCCCGTCAACACGCCCAAGGCGGTTTCACGCTGATCGAACTGATCGTGGTGATCGTGATCCTGGGAATTCTGGCGGCGACCGCGTTGCCGAAGTTTGCCAACCTGGGCGGTGATGCCCGCTTTGCGTCGCTGAATGCAGCGGCAGGCTCGCTCAAATCCGTGGCCTCAATGGCGCACGGTCAGGCGCTGGTCAACAATCCTGGTGTGACTGCGGCGAACGGGTCTACCACGACCATGGAAGGCACCGTCGTCAATCTGACCTTTACCTACCCGACTGCAGACGCCACCGTCACCACGGCGGCCGGTTTGACTGCCGCTGACTATACGATCAACCAAGGCCCGGTCACAGCGGTTGCGGGTTCCACGCCTGCGGTAGCCGCCGACGAAATCCTGGTGCGTCCGAAGAGCGTCTCCACCGCTGCCGGCGAAAACTGCTGGATCAAGTATAAACAGGCGACTAGCGCTATTGTGCCCCCAGTGGTCACCGTCAACGCCACCGCGACCAATTGCCAATAA
- a CDS encoding pilus assembly FimT family protein, whose amino-acid sequence MQTSAFVPRRAAGFTMVELITVIILVGILGAIGASRFFDNSVFENRTYADQAKTIIRYAQKLAIAQNRSIFVRSDGNSFAVCSNAACDASGLVLAPGGSNNGSASTKLYCQQGNAYAPQWMCVGRPTGVTVTATSARPELAAGGFFSFDSMGRPFNKDGTPMAVTNPMTLSFASGGNTTKSLIWPETGYVQNVP is encoded by the coding sequence GTGCAAACCTCCGCCTTCGTTCCGCGCCGCGCTGCCGGCTTCACGATGGTGGAGTTAATCACGGTGATCATCCTGGTCGGGATATTGGGCGCGATCGGCGCTTCCCGGTTTTTCGATAACAGCGTTTTCGAAAACCGGACCTACGCCGACCAGGCCAAGACCATCATCCGCTACGCGCAAAAGCTGGCCATTGCACAAAACCGTTCCATCTTCGTCCGCTCGGACGGCAACAGCTTTGCCGTCTGCTCAAACGCCGCTTGTGATGCGAGCGGCCTCGTTCTCGCTCCCGGCGGCAGCAACAACGGCAGCGCTTCAACCAAACTCTACTGCCAGCAGGGCAATGCCTACGCGCCGCAATGGATGTGCGTCGGCCGACCAACCGGCGTGACTGTCACTGCCACCAGCGCGCGGCCTGAGTTGGCTGCGGGTGGCTTTTTCTCGTTTGATTCGATGGGCCGTCCTTTTAACAAGGATGGCACTCCCATGGCCGTCACGAATCCCATGACGCTCAGCTTTGCTAGCGGCGGTAATACCACCAAGTCGCTGATCTGGCCGGAAACCGGCTATGTGCAAAATGTCCCGTAA
- a CDS encoding type II secretion system protein, producing MCKMSRNARRQRGVTIIELVIFIVIVGIAAAALMQVVNLSTRNSADPLRRKQAMLIAEAYMEEVQQAQFTVCDPADAHAATATIAAVDANDPAKCATTVENFGQNANSSRPLNNILDYVRPGYVLGDALRAFAVTDSSGKQTDVDVAGNPLGASSIGGVLGNSPLDGITTTLALNTVTGLGGMNSTYTAPNNLQNLTALRITITTTYGPGQSITLEGYRTRFAPEAR from the coding sequence ATGTGCAAAATGTCCCGTAACGCGCGCCGTCAGCGGGGCGTGACGATCATCGAGCTGGTGATCTTCATCGTTATCGTCGGCATTGCTGCGGCTGCCCTGATGCAGGTGGTGAACCTGTCGACCAGAAATAGTGCCGATCCGCTGCGCCGCAAGCAGGCCATGCTGATCGCGGAGGCGTACATGGAGGAGGTCCAGCAAGCCCAGTTCACCGTTTGCGATCCTGCCGACGCCCACGCCGCTACCGCCACCATCGCCGCTGTTGACGCTAACGATCCTGCCAAATGTGCCACCACTGTGGAAAACTTCGGCCAGAATGCCAACAGCAGCAGGCCGCTCAACAACATCCTTGACTACGTTCGGCCAGGCTATGTGTTGGGTGATGCATTGCGCGCGTTTGCGGTGACCGATTCGTCCGGCAAACAAACCGACGTTGATGTCGCCGGCAACCCGCTGGGCGCCAGCTCGATCGGTGGCGTATTGGGCAACAGCCCGCTGGATGGCATTACCACCACGCTTGCACTCAATACCGTCACCGGATTGGGCGGCATGAATTCGACTTATACCGCTCCGAACAATCTGCAGAATCTGACTGCACTTCGCATTACGATCACCACCACTTATGGTCCGGGCCAGTCCATTACGCTGGAAGGCTACCGCACTCGTTTCGCGCCGGAGGCGAGATGA
- a CDS encoding PulJ/GspJ family protein — protein MMRLPRKRDHGFTLVEAIVVIVLTSILAGIMVLFIRNPVQSYVDSAGRAELTDVAEIALRRMAREIHGAVPNSVRFTTSGSTSFLEFIPSKAGGRYLSEEDGADTTQQPHPALSFTDANAKTFEVIGPMPQAPYALVQNDIVIISNFGTGFTDGDAYANNASNRTTVSQINGKVITLASNPFAARVNPSPSKRFIVAGTPVTFACVNDPSGKGVLRRYWGYGFMATQGDPAATAQMALLADNVVGCNFSVQATANRQTALVGLAIALARAKPGAANGFETVTLAQQIHVDNTP, from the coding sequence ATGATGCGGCTGCCTCGCAAACGCGATCACGGCTTTACGTTGGTGGAAGCGATCGTCGTCATCGTGCTGACGTCGATCCTGGCCGGCATCATGGTGCTGTTCATCCGCAATCCGGTGCAGAGCTATGTCGATAGCGCTGGCCGGGCGGAGCTGACCGATGTGGCGGAAATCGCATTGCGCCGGATGGCGCGGGAGATCCACGGCGCAGTTCCCAACAGCGTTAGGTTTACCACGTCGGGCAGCACCTCGTTCCTGGAGTTCATTCCCAGCAAGGCCGGCGGCCGCTATTTGTCCGAAGAGGATGGTGCGGACACGACGCAGCAGCCGCATCCGGCGCTGAGCTTTACCGATGCAAACGCCAAAACATTTGAGGTGATCGGCCCTATGCCCCAGGCGCCTTACGCACTGGTGCAGAATGACATTGTCATCATCAGCAACTTTGGCACAGGCTTTACTGATGGTGATGCCTATGCCAATAACGCCAGTAATCGCACGACTGTTAGTCAGATTAACGGAAAGGTGATCACACTTGCCAGCAATCCGTTTGCCGCCCGCGTCAATCCGTCACCGAGCAAGCGTTTCATCGTCGCCGGTACGCCGGTGACCTTCGCTTGCGTGAACGATCCCAGTGGCAAGGGTGTGTTGCGGCGGTATTGGGGCTATGGCTTTATGGCGACACAGGGGGATCCAGCTGCGACTGCGCAAATGGCGCTGTTGGCGGACAACGTGGTGGGTTGCAATTTCTCCGTCCAGGCGACGGCCAACCGACAGACTGCGCTGGTCGGCCTTGCCATTGCATTGGCGCGTGCTAAACCCGGCGCCGCCAATGGCTTCGAGACAGTCACCCTAGCTCAGCAAATTCACGTGGATAACACGCCATGA
- a CDS encoding pilus assembly PilX family protein: protein MRQPIFLRRRSAGIAIVTAIFLLVVVAGLAVAIVSLTTTQEDASGKDLQGMRAYQAARAGIEWALYRGLQSGLTPPQPATSLVCGSQNNVAMPAGNTLSSFTVTVLVICDGQVSGIAGKDANDPTAYHVLIRSIACNQPVNGVCLNTVPGPDYVQREIRAQL from the coding sequence ATGAGACAACCCATATTCCTACGCCGGAGATCCGCCGGCATCGCCATCGTGACGGCGATTTTCCTGTTGGTAGTGGTAGCTGGACTTGCGGTTGCGATCGTCTCGCTGACGACCACGCAAGAAGACGCGTCGGGCAAGGATTTGCAAGGCATGCGCGCCTATCAGGCAGCGCGCGCTGGCATTGAGTGGGCGTTGTATAGAGGCCTGCAATCGGGGCTGACGCCGCCGCAGCCGGCCACCTCCCTGGTGTGCGGTTCGCAAAATAACGTGGCGATGCCGGCTGGGAATACGCTGTCTTCGTTCACAGTGACGGTGCTGGTTATTTGCGACGGACAGGTCAGCGGCATCGCAGGCAAGGACGCCAACGATCCCACGGCGTACCACGTCCTGATCAGGTCGATCGCATGCAATCAGCCCGTCAACGGCGTCTGTCTGAACACGGTGCCGGGGCCGGATTATGTGCAGCGCGAGATCCGGGCGCAGCTTTAA
- a CDS encoding agglutinin biogenesis protein MshI produces the protein MRDGVCAGRVQRVRDAKAVVEVAAFYPADSSFSPEALERLNKDQKAGSYRCGTMLSGGEYQLLTVDAPNVPQDELKTAVRWRLKDMLDFHIDDATIDVLDIPVDSAAASRGHSMFAIAARNTVIQSRQALFSEAKLDLTVIDIPEMAQRNISALLETDNRGLAMLSFDADGGLLTITYKGELYLSRRIDVTLDHLLEQDSMRQQIHFDKITLELQRSLDHFDRQFSFVNVLKLLLAPTGAEGLHEHLTGNLYMPVEAMDLGDVFDLSKAPELLDVAQQRRFFLPLGAALRHEEVRL, from the coding sequence TTGAGGGACGGCGTCTGCGCGGGCCGCGTGCAGCGCGTGCGCGACGCCAAGGCGGTTGTCGAGGTGGCGGCGTTCTATCCGGCCGACAGCAGTTTTTCGCCGGAAGCGCTGGAGCGCTTGAACAAGGATCAGAAGGCCGGCAGCTATCGCTGCGGCACCATGCTCAGCGGCGGCGAGTACCAGTTGCTGACGGTCGACGCCCCCAACGTGCCGCAGGACGAATTGAAAACCGCCGTGCGCTGGCGCTTGAAGGATATGCTCGATTTCCATATCGACGACGCCACCATCGATGTACTGGACATCCCGGTCGATAGCGCCGCCGCCTCGCGCGGGCATTCGATGTTTGCCATCGCCGCGCGCAATACGGTGATCCAGTCGCGCCAGGCCTTGTTCAGCGAAGCCAAACTGGACCTGACGGTGATTGATATTCCCGAGATGGCGCAACGGAACATCTCGGCGCTGCTGGAAACCGACAACCGCGGCCTGGCCATGCTGTCGTTCGACGCCGATGGCGGCCTGCTGACGATTACCTACAAGGGCGAACTGTACCTGTCGCGCCGCATCGATGTGACGCTGGATCATCTGCTGGAGCAGGATTCGATGCGCCAGCAAATCCACTTCGACAAGATCACGCTGGAATTGCAGCGTTCGCTGGATCACTTCGACCGCCAGTTCTCGTTTGTGAACGTGCTCAAGCTGCTGCTGGCGCCGACCGGGGCCGAGGGTTTGCACGAGCACTTAACCGGCAATCTGTACATGCCGGTGGAGGCGATGGACCTGGGCGATGTGTTCGACCTCAGCAAGGCGCCGGAATTGCTGGACGTCGCGCAGCAGCGGCGTTTCTTCTTGCCCCTGGGCGCGGCCCTGCGGCATGAGGAGGTGCGGCTGTGA
- a CDS encoding MSHA biogenesis protein MshK has protein sequence MDETMNRLLMLCAGVLLSAAAGAQTLADPTQPPPESRLLPAGADMAPVYSGPQLQSVLIGSHGRQVAVIDGQTIRKGEKFNGATLVQVNKNSVVLQSGRHKQVLTLFPDDAKKPAPKAAY, from the coding sequence ATGGATGAAACTATGAACCGCCTGCTGATGCTGTGCGCCGGTGTGCTGCTGAGCGCCGCCGCCGGCGCGCAAACGCTGGCCGACCCGACCCAGCCGCCGCCGGAGTCGCGCCTGTTGCCGGCCGGTGCGGACATGGCGCCGGTGTATAGCGGCCCGCAGCTGCAATCGGTGCTGATCGGATCGCACGGCCGGCAGGTGGCGGTGATTGACGGCCAGACCATCCGCAAGGGTGAGAAGTTCAACGGCGCCACGTTGGTCCAGGTCAATAAGAATTCTGTCGTGCTGCAAAGCGGCCGCCACAAGCAAGTGCTGACCCTGTTCCCTGACGACGCCAAGAAGCCGGCGCCCAAGGCAGCTTATTAA
- the mshL gene encoding pilus (MSHA type) biogenesis protein MshL → MQKLLTIVVVTTLLLSGCKTPSTRDTYDKISNEVNAAAAKPAVVTQSEAVASALLPPVSQMADQLPKARAVLEERFNVSFNNVPVQQFYNSIVAGTRYNMLINPEVTGNITANLKDVTLFEALDAVRELYGYDYKVEGTRIYIRPLTMQTKMFKINYLTAKRKGVSSLRVSSTSVSSAGTSNSGSQNNSGSNNNNNNGGNNGGNDPNNPNGGSNQQQRDSANVSTTSESDFWLELKTALEALVDIGKDGRSVTISPQSGVIVIRAMPDELRNVDLYLKATQISVDRQVILEAKILEVELNSNFQSGVNWAAFGKFAAGGNNRFSAGTLQPGTTLGPLGTPLSSSGAGGINASPGSTIGASGDAIGSLFGMAFQTSNFAALISFLEGQGTVHVLSSPRIATLNNQKALLKIGTDEFFVTGVSTTTTTSGTGTGVTTPTVTLQPFFSGVVLDVTPQIDEDGNIILHVHPSVSQVSTVNKGLNLGSLGTFTLPLAASSTSEMDSMVRGQNGQVVAIGGLMRQATTTDNSGVPGANSLPVLGALFGSKSEVLQKRELVVLIKPTIVETSSDWNQDLLDSGRRLKELDPGRNKGR, encoded by the coding sequence ATGCAAAAACTCCTCACCATCGTTGTCGTGACCACGCTGCTGCTCAGCGGCTGCAAGACGCCGTCCACGCGCGACACTTACGACAAGATCAGCAACGAGGTCAACGCGGCCGCCGCCAAACCGGCGGTGGTGACCCAGAGCGAAGCGGTCGCCAGCGCCTTGCTGCCGCCGGTGTCGCAGATGGCCGACCAGTTGCCGAAGGCACGCGCGGTGCTGGAGGAGCGCTTCAATGTGTCGTTCAACAATGTGCCGGTGCAGCAGTTCTATAACTCGATCGTGGCCGGCACGCGCTACAACATGCTGATCAATCCTGAGGTGACCGGCAACATCACCGCCAACCTGAAGGATGTGACGCTGTTCGAGGCGCTGGACGCGGTACGCGAACTGTATGGCTACGACTACAAGGTGGAAGGCACGCGCATCTACATCCGTCCGCTGACCATGCAGACCAAGATGTTCAAGATTAATTATCTGACCGCCAAGCGCAAGGGCGTGTCCAGCCTGCGCGTGTCGTCGACCTCGGTGTCCAGTGCCGGCACCAGCAATAGCGGCAGCCAGAATAACAGCGGCTCGAATAACAACAATAACAATGGCGGCAATAACGGCGGCAACGATCCGAATAATCCTAACGGCGGCAGCAACCAGCAGCAGCGCGATTCCGCCAACGTCTCCACCACGTCGGAAAGCGATTTCTGGCTGGAGCTGAAGACGGCTCTGGAAGCGCTGGTCGATATCGGCAAGGATGGCCGCAGCGTGACCATCAGCCCGCAGTCGGGCGTGATCGTCATTCGCGCCATGCCGGATGAGCTGCGCAATGTCGACCTGTACCTGAAAGCGACGCAGATATCGGTGGACCGCCAAGTGATTTTGGAAGCTAAGATTCTTGAGGTGGAGTTGAACAGCAACTTCCAGAGCGGCGTCAACTGGGCGGCGTTCGGCAAGTTTGCGGCGGGTGGCAATAATCGCTTCTCGGCGGGCACGCTGCAACCGGGTACGACGCTGGGGCCGCTGGGCACGCCGCTGAGCAGCAGCGGGGCGGGCGGCATCAACGCGTCGCCGGGCAGCACCATCGGCGCCTCGGGCGATGCGATCGGTTCGCTGTTCGGCATGGCCTTCCAGACCAGTAATTTCGCCGCGCTGATTTCCTTCCTTGAGGGGCAGGGCACGGTGCATGTGCTGTCCAGCCCGCGTATCGCCACGCTGAACAACCAGAAGGCGCTGCTGAAGATCGGTACCGATGAGTTCTTCGTCACCGGCGTCAGCACCACCACGACCACCAGCGGCACCGGCACCGGGGTCACCACGCCGACTGTGACGCTGCAACCATTCTTCTCAGGCGTGGTGCTGGACGTGACGCCGCAGATCGATGAGGACGGCAACATTATCCTGCATGTGCATCCGTCGGTCAGCCAGGTGTCGACCGTGAACAAGGGTTTGAATTTGGGTTCGCTGGGTACGTTCACGCTGCCGCTGGCGGCGTCGTCGACGTCGGAGATGGACAGCATGGTGCGCGGCCAGAATGGGCAAGTGGTGGCCATCGGCGGTCTGATGCGCCAGGCCACGACCACCGACAATTCCGGCGTGCCAGGCGCCAACAGTTTGCCGGTGCTGGGAGCGCTGTTTGGCAGCAAGAGCGAGGTGCTGCAAAAGCGCGAGCTGGTGGTGCTGATCAAGCCGACCATTGTCGAGACCTCGTCGGACTGGAACCAGGATCTGCTCGACAGCGGCCGCCGCCTGAAAGAACTGGACCCCGGTCGCAACAAGGGACGCTAA
- a CDS encoding ExeA family protein → MYSKHFGLREAPFSITPDTSYFFTSPHSQEALNTLLVAAKSGEGFIKITGEVGTGKTLLCRKFIATVGPEFVTAYIPNPYLEPRTLMLALADELEVPQEKDVDQHQLLKSITHRLLDLARQGKQVLLLLDEAQAIPTESLEALRLLTNLETEKRKLLQIVLFGQPELNQHLQATAIRQLAQRITFHYHLGPLSRDDIEYYIAHRLRVAGYGGGRLFSRAAISRLYKASGGIPRLVNIMANKSLMLCFGEGKQQVTRRHVSLAASDTVAPARGLRWPWMAAGVSLLIAAGGLTWALTK, encoded by the coding sequence ATGTACAGCAAACACTTCGGCCTGCGCGAAGCACCGTTCAGCATTACGCCGGATACCAGCTATTTCTTCACCAGCCCGCATTCGCAGGAGGCGTTGAATACTTTGCTGGTGGCGGCCAAGAGCGGCGAAGGCTTCATCAAGATCACCGGCGAAGTGGGCACCGGCAAGACGCTGTTGTGCCGTAAATTCATCGCCACGGTGGGGCCGGAGTTCGTCACTGCGTATATTCCCAACCCCTACCTGGAGCCGCGCACGCTGATGCTGGCGTTGGCCGATGAGCTGGAAGTGCCGCAGGAGAAGGATGTCGATCAGCATCAACTGTTGAAGTCGATCACGCACCGCTTGCTGGATCTGGCACGCCAGGGCAAGCAGGTGCTGTTGCTGCTGGATGAGGCGCAGGCGATTCCGACCGAGAGCCTGGAGGCGCTGCGGCTGCTGACCAATCTGGAGACCGAGAAGCGCAAGCTGTTGCAGATCGTGCTGTTCGGTCAGCCGGAATTGAACCAGCATTTGCAGGCGACCGCGATTCGCCAGCTAGCGCAGCGCATTACGTTTCACTATCACTTGGGGCCTTTGTCGCGGGATGATATCGAGTATTACATCGCGCACCGGTTGCGCGTGGCGGGCTATGGTGGTGGGCGGCTGTTCAGCAGGGCGGCGATTTCGCGGCTGTACAAGGCCAGCGGCGGGATTCCGCGGCTGGTGAATATCATGGCGAACAAGTCGCTGATGCTGTGTTTTGGCGAGGGTAAGCAGCAGGTAACGCGGCGGCACGTGAGCCTGGCCGCCAGCGATACCGTGGCGCCGGCGCGCGGACTGCGCTGGCCGTGGATGGCGGCGGGTGTCAGCTTGCTGATCGCCGCTGGCGGACTGACTTGGGCGTTGACGAAATGA
- a CDS encoding tetratricopeptide repeat protein translates to MSLINKMLQDLDARGGGAASAVQQADVKSVPAGERDRRPLVMGGAAVGVLVLAAGGWLGWQYWQSHRAPVGAVPTVQGNRTPDKPRFQEPPAKAITAAAPAHVDAAPASVAGDASAAAHGVAAGDAGTASSRSAQLAARKDASAEDSDAVQAMSSRAAAKPLRAAHARTADSEGAEAGDAAVKVVPATLAPMSARKAARGPAAATPADGVLLRELTPKQASENSYRRALVALQEGRVSAALADLDKAVELDPRNDAARQTYVSLLLENRRTDDAIRQLRLALGIEPRQPGLAMVLARLQLEKGGPALDTLLRTLPYATANADYQAFLAGVLQRDQRHAEAAQHYRDALAISPSNAIWWMGLGISLQADQHLPEAREAYTRARGNAGLTAELKAFVDKKIEQLSR, encoded by the coding sequence ATGAGCTTGATTAATAAAATGCTGCAGGATCTGGACGCGCGCGGTGGTGGCGCGGCGTCGGCGGTGCAGCAGGCGGATGTGAAATCGGTGCCGGCCGGGGAGCGCGATCGTCGGCCGTTGGTGATGGGCGGTGCGGCGGTTGGCGTGCTGGTGTTGGCGGCGGGCGGGTGGTTGGGCTGGCAGTATTGGCAGTCGCACCGCGCGCCGGTGGGGGCGGTGCCGACGGTGCAGGGGAATCGCACCCCGGACAAACCGCGCTTCCAGGAACCGCCTGCCAAGGCGATCACTGCTGCCGCACCGGCGCACGTTGATGCTGCGCCAGCCTCGGTGGCCGGCGATGCATCGGCTGCCGCGCACGGCGTAGCAGCCGGCGACGCGGGCACAGCGTCTTCCCGAAGCGCGCAGTTGGCCGCACGCAAGGATGCGTCGGCGGAAGACAGCGATGCGGTGCAAGCGATGTCGTCTCGCGCCGCCGCCAAGCCATTGCGTGCCGCGCACGCGCGCACGGCGGACAGCGAGGGGGCTGAGGCTGGCGACGCCGCTGTCAAGGTGGTGCCGGCAACGCTAGCGCCAATGTCCGCGCGCAAGGCTGCGCGCGGACCGGCGGCAGCCACGCCGGCTGACGGCGTGCTGCTGCGCGAACTGACGCCCAAGCAGGCGTCGGAAAACAGTTATCGCCGAGCGCTGGTGGCGTTGCAGGAAGGCCGCGTCAGCGCCGCGCTGGCCGATCTGGACAAAGCCGTCGAGCTCGATCCGCGCAACGACGCCGCGCGCCAGACCTACGTCAGCCTGCTGCTGGAAAACCGCCGCACCGACGACGCCATCCGACAACTGCGTTTGGCACTCGGCATCGAGCCACGCCAGCCCGGCCTGGCCATGGTGCTGGCCCGTCTGCAACTGGAAAAAGGCGGCCCGGCGCTGGACACGCTGCTGAGAACCCTGCCATACGCTACCGCTAACGCAGACTATCAAGCCTTCCTGGCCGGCGTGCTGCAACGCGACCAGCGTCACGCCGAAGCCGCCCAGCATTACCGCGACGCCCTGGCCATTTCGCCGAGCAACGCCATCTGGTGGATGGGTCTGGGCATCTCGCTGCAAGCCGATCAGCATCTGCCGGAAGCGCGCGAAGCCTACACCCGCGCACGCGGCAACGCCGGCCTCACGGCGGAGTTGAAAGCCTTCGTCGACAAAAAGATCGAACAGCTGTCGCGCTGA
- a CDS encoding HD-GYP domain-containing protein gives MSETTQLEAPVFAEASPSVLHQLNLCNRRLERLLHNLRNEHNAEAEIRDIARDVIRAVEINPDVALACIFLSQINGTYAVRHCIETAVVTVVIARSMDLNPANSLTVTAAALTMNVGMLRHHEGFQNKNSPLSHEEMAIVRRHPEESADMLRDVGIDDDDWISCVLMHHENDEGSGYPAGIASPEVTLNAKLLSFADRYCAQVSARNYRKSILPSLALRNLIDDKQAPVDPHLADCFRRELGDFPPGCLVRLDGGEIGVVSRRQGCSRGLQVHYLRDAAGTLLSPALPRCLNDGPLAIAEGLSEDQAATRFSMKQIWGAQASL, from the coding sequence ATGTCCGAGACCACCCAACTGGAGGCGCCGGTATTTGCGGAAGCCTCGCCGTCGGTGCTGCATCAGCTCAACCTGTGCAACCGCCGGCTGGAACGCCTGCTGCACAACCTGCGCAACGAGCACAATGCCGAGGCTGAAATCCGCGACATCGCGCGCGACGTGATCCGCGCGGTCGAGATCAATCCGGACGTGGCGCTGGCCTGCATCTTCCTCAGCCAGATCAACGGCACCTACGCAGTGCGGCACTGCATCGAAACCGCCGTGGTGACGGTGGTAATCGCCCGCAGCATGGACCTGAACCCGGCCAACTCGCTGACCGTGACCGCCGCCGCGCTGACCATGAATGTCGGCATGCTGCGCCATCACGAGGGCTTCCAGAATAAAAACTCGCCGTTGAGCCACGAGGAAATGGCCATCGTGCGCCGCCATCCGGAAGAAAGCGCCGACATGCTGCGCGACGTCGGCATCGACGATGACGACTGGATTTCCTGCGTGCTGATGCACCACGAAAATGACGAAGGCAGCGGCTACCCGGCCGGCATCGCCAGCCCGGAAGTGACGCTGAACGCCAAGCTGCTCAGCTTTGCCGACCGTTACTGCGCGCAGGTATCGGCGCGCAACTACCGCAAGTCCATCCTGCCCAGCCTGGCGCTGCGCAACCTGATCGACGACAAGCAGGCGCCGGTCGATCCGCATCTGGCCGACTGCTTCCGGCGCGAACTTGGCGACTTCCCGCCCGGCTGCCTGGTGCGGCTGGACGGTGGCGAAATCGGCGTGGTCAGCCGCCGCCAGGGCTGTAGCCGCGGCCTGCAAGTGCACTACCTGCGCGACGCCGCCGGCACGCTGCTGTCGCCGGCCCTGCCGCGCTGCCTCAATGACGGCCCACTGGCCATCGCCGAGGGGCTGAGCGAAGATCAGGCCGCCACCCGCTTCAGCATGAAACAGATCTGGGGCGCGCAGGCCAGCCTGTGA
- a CDS encoding pyridoxal phosphate-dependent aminotransferase, with protein MNSSTSLPTTPSLTTRLPAVGTTVFTRMSQLAAQAGAVNLGQGFPDFGCERSLIHAVNDAMQADFNQYPMMSGAPVLRQAIVDKIGALYGHHYHVDTEITVTAGATQALTTAIFCCVHPGDEVIVIEPVYDSYVPAITLAGGVPVAVEMEVGAAGYTVPWAKVAAAVNSKTRLIIINTPHNPTSTVLRAADMQALADIVRGTDVLILSDEVYEHMVYDGHQHQSVSRYPELAARAFVVSSFGKTYHVTGWKIGYVAAPAALTAEFRKVHQYNVFSVNTPMQHGIASYMADPAPYLELPSFYQRKRDLFRDGLKNSRFELLPADGTYFQCVRYDKISSQTEAEFAEWLTTDIKVAAIPVSAFYQQGKESGIVRFCFAKKDETLALALERLGKV; from the coding sequence ATGAACAGCAGCACTTCCCTGCCGACCACGCCTTCGCTGACTACTCGCCTGCCGGCGGTCGGCACCACCGTTTTCACCCGCATGTCCCAGCTGGCCGCGCAAGCGGGGGCGGTCAATCTGGGCCAGGGTTTTCCGGATTTCGGTTGCGAGCGCAGTCTGATCCATGCCGTCAACGACGCCATGCAGGCCGACTTCAACCAGTACCCGATGATGAGCGGCGCGCCGGTGCTGCGTCAGGCCATCGTTGACAAGATCGGCGCGCTGTACGGCCACCACTACCACGTCGACACCGAAATCACCGTGACCGCCGGCGCCACCCAGGCGCTGACCACGGCCATCTTCTGCTGCGTGCATCCGGGCGACGAGGTTATCGTCATCGAGCCGGTCTACGACAGCTACGTGCCGGCGATTACGCTGGCCGGCGGGGTGCCGGTGGCGGTGGAAATGGAAGTCGGCGCCGCCGGTTATACCGTGCCATGGGCCAAGGTGGCCGCCGCCGTCAATAGCAAGACGCGCCTGATCATCATCAACACGCCGCACAACCCCACCAGCACCGTGCTGCGCGCCGCCGATATGCAGGCGCTGGCCGACATCGTGCGCGGCACAGACGTGCTGATCCTGTCGGATGAGGTCTACGAACACATGGTCTACGACGGCCATCAGCACCAGTCCGTCAGCCGCTACCCGGAACTGGCGGCGCGCGCCTTCGTGGTCTCCAGCTTCGGCAAGACTTACCACGTCACCGGCTGGAAGATCGGCTACGTGGCGGCGCCGGCGGCCTTGACGGCCGAGTTCCGCAAAGTTCATCAGTACAACGTATTCAGCGTCAATACGCCGATGCAACATGGCATTGCCAGCTACATGGCCGATCCGGCACCGTATCTGGAACTGCCAAGCTTTTACCAACGCAAGCGCGACCTGTTCCGCGACGGCCTGAAAAATTCGCGTTTTGAGTTGTTGCCAGCCGACGGAACTTACTTTCAATGCGTGCGCTACGATAAAATCTCATCACAGACGGAAGCCGAGTTTGCCGAATGGCTGACCACCGACATCAAGGTGGCGGCAATTCCCGTGTCGGCGTTTTACCAGCAGGGCAAGGAGTCGGGCATCGTGCGCTTCTGCTTCGCCAAAAAAGATGAGACCCTGGCACTCGCGCTGGAGCGCCTGGGCAAAGTTTAA